The window CATGAGGGGGATGAGGTTGAGGCAGTATTTGGACCGGAAGGACATTACGATTTAAACTTTATCCGCGTGAATGCACAGGACCGTTTTTATGACAAGCTGGAAGGTGTGGAAGATCCTGAAACAAAGCGTAAGATCATTGGTGAGGAATTTATCCGTGTATTCGAGGATGAGGCTAAGAAAATCGGAACCGTGGATTTCTTTGTACAGGGAACCATTTATCCTGATGTAATCGAGTCCGGTCTTGGAAAGTCTGCTGTGATCAAGTCTCATCACAATGTGGGAGGGCTTCCTGAGCATGTGGATTTTAAGGAAATTATTGAGCCTTTGAGGCTGTTATTTAAAGATGAAGTGAGGAAGGCAGGCCTGGAGCTTGGTATTCCGGAGTATCTGGTTTACCGTCAGCCGTTCCCTGGTCCGGGACTTGGTGTCAGGATCGTAGGTGCCGTAACTCCTGAGAAGGTTAGGATCGTTCAGGAGGCGGATGCCATTTATAGGGAAGAAATCGCAAAGGCTGGCGTTGATAAGGGACTTGGACAGTATTTTGCCGCATTGACCAATATGCGTTCTGTTGGATGTATGGGAGATGAGAGAACCTATGATTATGCCATTGCGCTGAGGGCGGTGCTTACCTCTGACTTTATGACAGCTGAATCTGCAGAGCTGCCCTGGGAGGTCTTAGGGACAGTGACCAGACGTATTGTCAATGAAGTGAAGGGCGTGAACCGGGTGCTTTATGATTGTACTGGGAAGCCGCCGGCTACGATTGAATTCGAATAACAGACATTTAGCCCTGAACCCCCTATTTTAAAGGGATTTCAGGGCTTTTTAAATGCCCTGTGATGTTATTATGATGTTAAGAATGTTAAATGTACTGTTCATTGGCTCGAAGAAATTCTGTTGAAACGTATAAGAATGTATGATACAATCGCCTATGAAAGTACCCATGACAGGGTGGTAACCTCCCGAGCCAATGACAACCGGAATGCCGGAATACATAGGAAGGGAGGTGGCGCACATGACTGCATATGAAGTCATTATGATTTTCTTAGGGATATTGGCATTGCTGATTTCTTTTGGTGGATTAATCATTGCGTTGCTTACCTTTCTCGATAAGAGAACAAGCACAAATAAAAATGCCTCTCCTGTCTGATCCACAGGAGAGGCGGTGTCCGTAAGGACATTTACCCTTTTGCTCGGAGCATCCACCTTTGGAGTGGGTGCTTTCTTTATATTTACTATATCACAATACATTACTAATTTCAAGTATCTTCTGACCGCCTCAATCTATTGAGTTGACCAGCAAGCTTTTGATCCTTATCAGGATAAAGGTGAGAATAGGTGTACCAAGTAGTTTGTACCGATTCATGTCCAAGGCGTTCAGAAACTTCCAGAATGTCAAATGCCATTTCTATAAGAAGGCTGGCATGGCTATGACGAAGATCATGAGCCCTTATGACTGGCAGGCCGGCAGCTTCTGCCTTGCGTTTGATTTCTTTTTCCAGAGCGTGTTTTGTAAAGTAGAAAATTCTTTTATCCGGCTCGCCCTCATATAGTCGGGCCCATATATTCCTGAAGTTCATCATAAAGAAAATCTGGAATAGCAATACACCGTTTACTCCTGGGTGTTTTTGGAACCAGGAACATTTCAACCCCAATTGTTGGGGTATTTTTTTTGAACCGCCTTTTTACTAGGCGCTCACATTCTGACGAGTAAATGCATCTAATCCGATAATCCAAATAATTGTCTAGAATTAACATCTCAAGATATTGTAATTTCATTCACAAAGTGATAATATAAATAATAAGTAGTAAGTAGTAAGTAAATACAGTTAAAGGAGGATTATCATGGATTTAACATTATCAGAACGTTTTGCACTAATTGGCTTTAACGGCTATGAGAGCGAGCATAGAGAAACTGCAAAGCAGAATGTATTAAAGGTATTAGCTGCTGCTGTATTTTTGGAGGAAAACTACGACCTTGCGACGGGTAAATGGCACTTTAATGAACAAGGAATAAAAGATGCCATGAAAAAAGCAAATAAAAAGGAATTAGAGCGAACTTACGCGGAACGCTTACAAAGCAAACAGCTTCTTTCTAAGGTTCCTAGTTTGTTAGGCTGTGATTTATATTACGATAAAAATATTAAGCTGAAAACCTATGTAAGCGATACAAGGGAGTTTGAATGCCAGTTAGATTTGTTAAGGGCTGAGTTTTTAGAAGAAGGACCCATCTCAGAGGAAAGTATAATTTTGGTATGGCTGCTATTAGAGTCCCTATGCTTTTATCAGGTCTTTTCTGTCTATGAGCAGAATGAAATCACAGCGCGGATGGCAAGCCTCCGCAATGAAAGCACCTTGGCAAAAGCGCTTTATCCCATTGAAATACGTTCTTTATGGGGGACTGTAGCGGTTGGTTTTTTACGGCTGAAAAGCCAGGCAGCTGCTACTGAGACTGGAAAAGGCTTTAATTTCATATTCCCATTCTTTGAAAGAAAACAATCAATCTTTATCGATACAGAAGAATATTTTCCAAACGCACAGCTGAGATTGAAGAATGTATTGGATCGAATATCTTCACAGGGGCATGTATACGAGGTGCTTCGGGAGGGTGCAGTTCCGGTTGTAAAAATAGATAATATTAAATATGAATTAATCCCTGGAGCTGTTGTCGGTAAAATGCCTATCCATGGAGTAAGATTACGTCGTTACAATCTGTAAGGAGCTGGATATGTCAAGGCAACGAACAATTGAAAAAATAATGGAGTCAGAATATGTATCAATTGGAGAATTGGTGCGACTAACCAATGCCAGATACAGCACCCTAAAGTTCTATACAGAAGAGGGAATGCTGCCTTTTGAACAGGCAGAAACGAATCTGACCAGGAGATTCAAACGTGTAGAAGCAATCGCTCGCATTGAGGAAATAAAGGAAATGCGTCAGAACGGCAAAACCATACCGCAGATAAAGGAAGTGCTTCAGGAAACTGGGAAAGGCTGAGAGTAAAATAGATAGACGATCACCAAAGGATACTGTGGCTGGAGAGGAACAGAGGAATATAAAGTAATTAAGTCTGAAAGAATCAGGAGCATATGTGATTTGCCTGATAAAAGGGAGGAGCCGGCAAGATTGGGGGAATCCTGCCGGCTGTATGAAAAAAAGTTTTATTTTAAAGGGGTGCTGACCTCTTTACAATTATTAATATACCCGTAAATTGTGACGGGAGATTGATGAATCTGTGAAGAATTTGTGAAAGAAGATAAAGGTGAAAAACCATGAATTATTTTCTATACCAAAAAAAATCACGCAGGGTAAAGGTGAAGTTCTGCGGAGTAGTAATAGATAATCAGGCAGGAACCGAATGGATCAGGAGGAGATGTTGGATAGATGAATTAATGATACGGGAAGCAGTAGAGGGGAGGTTGTGCATATGGATGCATACCAGTACTTAAGTATATTTTTTTAGGCGGGTCATTCCTGATCGCATTACTGACCTATATAGATAGGAACAATAAGCGAAAGTAAAAATGCCTACCCTGTCAGCCAACAGGATAGGCGGTGGCCGAAAGACATTTAGTCTCAAACTCCTCTTGAATAATAGATATTTAGCCTTGGAACCCTTATTTTAAAGGGAGTTCAGGGCTTTTTAACTATTTCGTGATGTTAGTATGATACTAAACAGGTAAATTGAATCATTTTTCTGCCCAAAGAAATTCCGTTAAAACAGATTAATTGGATGACCCGATCCCTATGAAAAATACCCATGACGGCATATGATTTTTATAGGAGAATTCACCTTTGATTTTTTAATAATGCCAGAAACATTGAAATATTCCCGGTAATTTGTTATTATTTATCCGGCACTATTCTATTGATTTCTGTATATTTCTTATGATGAGGTGGGTGTATGTCGGGGATAGCGGTTTTTTTGCCTAATGAGGCCATGTGCCGTCAGGCAGATGCAATTTTAAGTAAAAGAAAGAATCATGTTATTATGATCCGGACAACTACAATCAATAATATTGTAGAGGAAGTCAGGATGGCTATTGAGCAGGGGGCGAACATAGTCGTAGCAAGGGGGCATCAGGCGAGTAATGTTAAAAAATACACCAGCATGCCTACGGTAGAGGTAGTGATGACGGCGCAGGAGCTGGGACTTCTGATCGTTAAGGCCAAAAAGCTGGTGAACAAGCCATTTCCCAGGATAGGTATATTCTGCTGGGCTGGCATGCTCAGTGACACCACTTATTTTGACCAGCTGCATGAGGTAAGAATCGTCACCTACCACTTAAACGATGAGGACGACTGGTATGAGAGGGTGGAGCACGCCATCTCAGATGGAGTGGATGTGCTGATAGGCGGGGAAAAATGCGTACGGTATGCGGCCCAGAAGAATTTTCCCGCTGTGTATTTGTCCACTACGGGAGAATCCATTGAGATTGCCATTAACCAGGCGGAAACTATCTACGATATGGCGGAGTTTGAGAAAAACACCTATGCCCAGTTTACCACAGTTCTGGACAGCTCCTTTAATGGCATCATCAAAATTGGCGTGGACGGTTTGGTTCAGACCATGAACCGGGTGATGGAAAACATGCTGAAAACATCTGTAAAGGCGGCGGTAGGTATGCATATCACGGAGCTGCTGCCGTCCATGGATCCGGTGATGATACAAAAGCTCCTGACCGGACAGGAGGAGACTTATTCTACCTTTATCAGCAATGACAACCAGGCCATTGTTATCATTGCTGAGCCTATTGTGGTGGATCATGTTATTTTGGGGGCAATTATATCCTGCAACAGAACCATGAGACTCAACTGGTCAGAGGATAAAATGAAGGAAAAGTTTTTGACCGGTTTTGTAGCTTATGAGCACCTGGATCATCTTCTGTCCAGAAGACCGGGGCTAAAGGAGGCGGTGAATCTGGCGAAAATCTATGCCCAATCCAACAGTCCTATCCTAGTAGAAGGCAGTTCCTCAGATGAGCAGGAGCAGTTCTGCCAGGGAATCCATAATTACAGCTTAAGAAAAAACGGGCCGTTTGTTATGGTGAATATAGAAAATATTCCGGCTTCCCAGCAGCTGCACTCTCTGTTTGGCATTTCGGAGGAGGGATTTGACAAAAAACAGAAGGGTTCCTTTATGAAAGCAGGAGACGGCACTCTGGTTATTAGGGAAATTGATAAGATGAGCCTTTCCGTACAAAAATATTTGCTGGGCGTGATACGGAAAAACAGATTCAGTCTTTTAAATATTGAGAACGAGAGTGTGCAGGTGGTGGATTCCCGGGTCATTGCCTGTACAAGCGCAGATTTAAGAAAGCTGGTCAATCAGGGTAAGTTCAACAAGAATCTTTATTATCTGCTGAAGGCATTCACCATCACTCTTCCCAAATCCTGCGACCGCAGGGAAGATTTGGAGATATTGCTGGATGGGTATTATCAGAAGTATCTGGAACGGTACTCCAGATATCATATTCTGACACCGGAGGCCAGAGCGAAGATTTTGGATTTTCCCTGGGATAACAATGATATTCAGCTGGAATCTTTCTGTGAGCGCATGATTTTAACGGCAAATAAAAGGAAAATTACAAGCGAGTACGTTTTAAGCCTGCTGAGCAGTCTCTATGATCTGTCGGAAAAGGATAAGGAAGAGGAAATCTGGGAAAAGCCCAAA of the Lacrimispora indolis DSM 755 genome contains:
- a CDS encoding sigma 54-interacting transcriptional regulator, which codes for MSGIAVFLPNEAMCRQADAILSKRKNHVIMIRTTTINNIVEEVRMAIEQGANIVVARGHQASNVKKYTSMPTVEVVMTAQELGLLIVKAKKLVNKPFPRIGIFCWAGMLSDTTYFDQLHEVRIVTYHLNDEDDWYERVEHAISDGVDVLIGGEKCVRYAAQKNFPAVYLSTTGESIEIAINQAETIYDMAEFEKNTYAQFTTVLDSSFNGIIKIGVDGLVQTMNRVMENMLKTSVKAAVGMHITELLPSMDPVMIQKLLTGQEETYSTFISNDNQAIVIIAEPIVVDHVILGAIISCNRTMRLNWSEDKMKEKFLTGFVAYEHLDHLLSRRPGLKEAVNLAKIYAQSNSPILVEGSSSDEQEQFCQGIHNYSLRKNGPFVMVNIENIPASQQLHSLFGISEEGFDKKQKGSFMKAGDGTLVIREIDKMSLSVQKYLLGVIRKNRFSLLNIENESVQVVDSRVIACTSADLRKLVNQGKFNKNLYYLLKAFTITLPKSCDRREDLEILLDGYYQKYLERYSRYHILTPEARAKILDFPWDNNDIQLESFCERMILTANKRKITSEYVLSLLSSLYDLSEKDKEEEIWEKPKRSLLEEERVRNIQASLLKYNGNRMTTAQSLGISKSTLWRYMKKYNLM
- a CDS encoding helix-turn-helix domain-containing protein, whose translation is MSRQRTIEKIMESEYVSIGELVRLTNARYSTLKFYTEEGMLPFEQAETNLTRRFKRVEAIARIEEIKEMRQNGKTIPQIKEVLQETGKG
- the guaA gene encoding glutamine-hydrolyzing GMP synthase yields the protein MKREMIIVLDFGGQYNQLIARRVRECNVYCEVHPYTLSLDKIREMNPKGIIFTGGPNSVYKEASPHCEKEIFEMGIPILGICYGSQLMAYMLGGKVATAPASEYGKTEVDVEADSRILENVSSKTVCWMSHTDYIEKAPEGFHVTAHTPSCPVAGMECEEQGLYAVQFHPEVMHTQEGTKMLSNFVYNVCKCSGDWKMDSFVEASIESIREKVGDGKVLCALSGGVDSSVAAVMLAKAVGKQLTCVFVDHGLLRKHEGDEVEAVFGPEGHYDLNFIRVNAQDRFYDKLEGVEDPETKRKIIGEEFIRVFEDEAKKIGTVDFFVQGTIYPDVIESGLGKSAVIKSHHNVGGLPEHVDFKEIIEPLRLLFKDEVRKAGLELGIPEYLVYRQPFPGPGLGVRIVGAVTPEKVRIVQEADAIYREEIAKAGVDKGLGQYFAALTNMRSVGCMGDERTYDYAIALRAVLTSDFMTAESAELPWEVLGTVTRRIVNEVKGVNRVLYDCTGKPPATIEFE
- a CDS encoding tyrosine-type recombinase/integrase, which translates into the protein MLFQIFFMMNFRNIWARLYEGEPDKRIFYFTKHALEKEIKRKAEAAGLPVIRAHDLRHSHASLLIEMAFDILEVSERLGHESVQTTWYTYSHLYPDKDQKLAGQLNRLRRSEDT